The following are from one region of the Candidatus Bathyarchaeia archaeon genome:
- a CDS encoding phosphoglycerate kinase, which yields METKDKRVFLRVDINVPLDPSTHQILDDTRIRATSKTLTELDEARVTLGSHQSRPGKDDFTSLEPHANILAQYCSQRVSFVDDVIGPHAIQKINKVQPGEILVLDNLRFCAEENIDDKAEKLVKTHFVRRLAPLFDLYVDDAFATAHRSQPSIAGLPELLPSAAGRLMERELNAVSTLLEEPKRPCVYALGGSKVEDKIPVIENILSRGKADKILLGGVPAKLFLRARDVRTKINDEQIRDIKQFMDRAQNLTQKYADHIEAPLDLAYEDKQGKRVDRPVNSPHTNEEALDIGSKTLEKYSKIVRGAATAVANGPLGVFERNGFDRGTKELLESMAESNGYTVIGGGHLVGLASIHGIEEKFSHVSTAGGAMLSLLSGQSLPGVDALVRATARTRNPNPPA from the coding sequence GTGGAAACAAAAGACAAGAGAGTCTTTCTCAGAGTTGACATCAACGTCCCTCTAGATCCCTCGACACACCAGATACTTGATGATACGCGGATCAGAGCCACCTCCAAGACCCTTACCGAGCTGGATGAGGCGCGCGTTACCCTCGGTTCCCATCAGAGCCGACCTGGAAAGGACGACTTCACTTCTCTTGAGCCTCATGCAAACATTCTGGCGCAGTACTGTTCGCAACGGGTCAGTTTCGTTGACGACGTAATCGGTCCTCACGCCATCCAGAAGATCAACAAGGTCCAGCCCGGGGAGATACTGGTTCTCGACAACCTGAGATTTTGCGCGGAGGAAAACATCGACGACAAAGCGGAAAAACTCGTCAAGACACACTTCGTCCGACGCCTCGCACCACTATTCGACTTGTACGTGGACGATGCTTTCGCGACGGCCCACAGGTCCCAGCCATCCATCGCAGGTCTACCAGAATTGTTGCCGAGCGCAGCCGGGCGCTTGATGGAAAGAGAGCTGAATGCGGTCTCAACTCTCCTCGAGGAACCCAAGAGACCATGCGTCTATGCTCTCGGCGGATCAAAAGTTGAGGACAAGATTCCTGTCATTGAAAATATACTCTCGCGGGGAAAAGCAGACAAGATCCTTCTTGGAGGGGTACCTGCGAAACTTTTCCTACGAGCACGAGATGTAAGGACAAAGATCAATGACGAACAAATACGGGACATTAAACAGTTCATGGACCGAGCACAGAACTTGACGCAAAAATACGCGGATCATATAGAAGCCCCGCTGGACCTAGCGTACGAAGACAAGCAGGGTAAGAGAGTCGACCGCCCAGTCAACTCACCGCACACGAACGAGGAAGCTCTTGACATCGGCTCTAAGACGCTTGAGAAATATTCAAAGATCGTAAGAGGAGCAGCGACCGCGGTCGCCAATGGCCCGTTAGGCGTGTTTGAGAGAAACGGGTTCGACAGAGGAACGAAAGAACTGTTGGAGTCAATGGCCGAGAGTAACGGCTACACGGTTATCGGAGGCGGACACCTTGTCGGCCTAGCATCAATTCATGGGATAGAAGAAAAATTCAGCCACGTCAGCACCGCTGGCGGTGCAATGCTCTCTCTCTTATCCGGCCAAAGCCTACCGGGTGTAGATGCGCTTGTGCGAGCGACCGCAAGAACGCGGAATCCAAACCCGCCAGCCTAG
- a CDS encoding LPXTG cell wall anchor domain-containing protein: protein MTLITVLAVLATIPALPYAAHGIQSPSQSTFDFKMSNSNNIAVVQGGEGSNTITVTLERGTAGFVLLSCGPLPTGATCSFNPQTQVPTFTSTLTIATSFSTPVGAVTVTAFGSGGGLTNSTQFTLNVKPAGSVGGTSLPTTGGNQLIPFAGIGLAALALIGAAVYGIRNRSRTGGSATSLKKL, encoded by the coding sequence TTGACCCTAATTACGGTCCTGGCCGTCCTGGCCACTATTCCTGCCTTGCCCTACGCCGCGCACGGCATACAATCTCCCAGCCAGTCCACGTTCGACTTCAAAATGTCAAACTCAAACAACATCGCCGTTGTCCAAGGTGGCGAGGGATCAAACACCATAACCGTCACACTTGAGAGAGGTACAGCCGGGTTTGTTCTCCTGTCCTGCGGACCTCTCCCGACAGGCGCAACCTGCTCGTTCAACCCCCAGACGCAAGTCCCGACCTTCACAAGCACTCTAACAATCGCCACCTCATTCTCCACTCCCGTTGGTGCGGTAACTGTTACAGCCTTTGGTTCGGGCGGAGGACTAACAAACTCGACCCAGTTCACGTTGAATGTGAAGCCTGCTGGAAGCGTAGGCGGCACTAGCCTCCCCACGACAGGAGGCAACCAGCTAATACCCTTCGCCGGGATTGGACTGGCCGCGCTGGCCCTCATCGGAGCAGCAGTCTACGGCATACGAAACCGATCGAGAACTGGCGGATCCGCGACAAGTCTGAAAAAACTGTAA
- a CDS encoding MFS transporter, whose amino-acid sequence MEKYFCCTSGVLLEYKWVVLTVTTVGIFMATLDSSIVVVGLPQVVSDLKTNLVVGVWIITIYRLMITVLLVGIGRWADIHGRVRLYNMGFAIFTFGSLLSGLSPTAEALLAFRLVQGIGAALLFVNSVAIVTDAFSGRDLGKGIGINQVAINAGTITGYTLSGVLIQLFTWRSIFLVNVPVGIFGTYWSRKRLMEISRPAVGEKFDAPGAITFSIAITLLLLGLTLGSLTNFVNQAVVGTSILCLVFFVMIERKAKYPALDMSLFKIRLFTAGNIANLLSGLAFAALAFVMTLYFQLVRGYDPLHAGIFLIPLDVTLILVGPISGWLSDKWGARGLSTLGLLIASIGFFVLSGFNLETPYSQIALWLAVVGFGIGLFRSPNASSVMGSVPSSKRGISSGVRATIINTSIVASIPLVLALMTADVPYSKLVNLGRVSVGGITQLAGGDVGIFLAGLQHSLIVLALLILGSAIFSFLRGPR is encoded by the coding sequence TTGGAAAAATACTTCTGTTGCACGTCTGGGGTTCTCTTGGAGTACAAGTGGGTTGTTCTGACGGTCACCACCGTCGGAATTTTCATGGCGACCCTTGACTCCAGCATCGTGGTGGTTGGGCTTCCGCAGGTCGTCTCGGATCTAAAAACAAACCTTGTCGTTGGCGTCTGGATCATTACAATATATCGCCTCATGATCACAGTTCTCCTCGTCGGCATCGGGCGCTGGGCGGACATTCATGGGCGAGTCCGGCTTTACAACATGGGTTTCGCCATTTTCACGTTCGGCTCTCTCCTCTCCGGTCTTTCCCCCACCGCTGAAGCGCTTCTTGCCTTCAGGTTGGTCCAGGGCATTGGAGCTGCTCTGTTGTTCGTCAACAGTGTTGCGATTGTTACTGACGCTTTTTCCGGCAGGGATCTCGGGAAAGGAATCGGAATAAACCAGGTTGCGATCAACGCTGGCACAATAACAGGATACACTCTGAGCGGCGTGCTCATCCAGCTCTTCACTTGGCGTTCCATATTTCTCGTGAATGTTCCAGTGGGAATCTTTGGGACCTATTGGTCGCGGAAACGGTTGATGGAGATTTCCCGCCCGGCAGTAGGGGAAAAATTCGATGCCCCCGGAGCGATCACATTCTCCATCGCAATAACACTACTACTCTTGGGCCTCACTCTCGGCAGCCTAACGAATTTTGTAAACCAAGCCGTGGTTGGTACAAGCATCCTTTGCCTGGTATTCTTCGTAATGATAGAGCGAAAGGCCAAGTACCCAGCTCTCGACATGTCCCTGTTCAAGATCCGTCTGTTCACTGCGGGCAACATAGCCAACCTCCTGAGCGGACTGGCCTTCGCAGCTTTAGCGTTCGTAATGACACTTTACTTTCAACTCGTGAGAGGGTACGACCCCCTTCACGCAGGAATCTTCCTCATCCCTCTGGATGTAACTCTGATTCTTGTCGGGCCAATAAGCGGATGGCTCTCTGACAAATGGGGTGCCAGAGGGCTGAGCACTTTGGGCTTGCTCATCGCCTCTATCGGTTTCTTCGTTCTTTCCGGGTTCAATCTGGAGACACCTTATTCTCAGATAGCGCTTTGGCTGGCCGTTGTCGGGTTCGGTATTGGACTGTTTCGCAGCCCGAACGCAAGCTCTGTAATGGGCTCTGTTCCAAGCTCCAAACGCGGAATATCGTCGGGTGTAAGAGCCACCATTATCAACACGAGCATCGTCGCCAGCATTCCGCTTGTCTTGGCATTAATGACTGCAGATGTTCCGTACTCCAAGCTTGTGAACCTGGGAAGAGTGAGTGTGGGAGGGATTACTCAGCTGGCTGGCGGCGACGTAGGAATCTTCCTGGCTGGACTCCAGCACTCCCTCATCGTCCTGGCATTATTGATTTTGGGATCAGCAATATTCTCGTTCCTAAGGGGACCTCGTTGA
- a CDS encoding iron dependent repressor, metal binding and dimerization domain protein yields MARTRPEKGQLAKLARAHRPSAKGQTPRKEDYVEIIYELIREKGYAKPVDIAKHLHVRPPTVTGMLDRLHSEQLILHEKYGGITLTEEGENMARALGQRHALLVAFLKLFGVEETSAQKDTEGLEHYIDSRTLDLLAKFVKYVDLNPQWWSLFRKQAKV; encoded by the coding sequence ATGGCTCGAACTAGACCGGAAAAGGGTCAACTCGCGAAACTAGCCCGTGCCCACAGACCTAGCGCCAAAGGACAGACACCTCGAAAAGAAGACTATGTGGAGATCATCTACGAACTAATCCGTGAGAAAGGATACGCGAAACCTGTCGACATAGCCAAACACCTGCACGTTCGGCCGCCAACAGTCACCGGAATGCTCGACAGGCTACATTCGGAACAGCTCATACTCCACGAAAAATACGGTGGCATCACTCTTACCGAGGAAGGGGAAAACATGGCCCGAGCTCTGGGACAGCGCCACGCCCTTCTTGTCGCGTTTCTCAAACTATTCGGCGTGGAGGAGACATCGGCCCAGAAAGACACAGAAGGCTTGGAACACTACATTGACTCACGCACTCTGGATCTTCTGGCAAAATTCGTCAAATATGTGGATCTAAACCCTCAATGGTGGAGCCTGTTTAGGAAGCAGGCAAAGGTCTGA
- a CDS encoding serine hydroxymethyltransferase produces the protein MVVQPREKYQQVFQLLQAHHEWFAGALPLIASENIPSPAVKEAILSDFGNRYAEGWTGERVYAGCRYIDQVEQICIDLAKDLFQVDFADVRPISGVCANLVAYTTFTSPGDTIMALAIPAGGHISMGKKEFGGTAGSVRGLGVEYFPFDTEEMNIDVDATEKKIKKLAAEGKRPTLAMFGGSVLPFPHPLKELVPIFQEHGTKSCFDAAHVAGLVAGHQFQDPMHEGVDAMTCSTHKTLPGPQGGMILSHPENADTIKKATFPGNVSNHHLHHLAGKAIMFAEMLAYGREYAAQIVKNSKALAQALHEFGFKVLGEKKGFTKSHLLVADITKYGDGKTIEKKLEDANIILNRNLLPYDIKEGRHFEAPGGIRAGVSEVTRLGMKESEMKEIAHMMHRIVVKNEDPKKVGKDVNEFRKEFTRVHYAFESTRDAYEYIQLR, from the coding sequence ATGGTCGTTCAGCCGAGGGAAAAGTACCAGCAGGTCTTCCAGCTGCTACAAGCCCATCACGAATGGTTCGCAGGAGCCCTGCCGCTAATCGCAAGCGAAAATATTCCTAGCCCCGCAGTCAAAGAAGCCATCCTCTCCGACTTTGGTAATCGCTACGCAGAAGGCTGGACTGGCGAAAGAGTCTACGCGGGTTGCCGATACATTGATCAAGTTGAACAGATCTGCATCGACCTCGCTAAGGACCTATTCCAAGTGGACTTCGCTGACGTTCGGCCTATATCTGGAGTGTGCGCGAATCTAGTTGCTTACACAACTTTCACGAGCCCTGGTGATACTATCATGGCGTTAGCGATTCCAGCCGGAGGCCACATCAGCATGGGCAAGAAAGAATTTGGTGGAACTGCTGGCTCGGTGAGAGGACTCGGCGTCGAGTATTTCCCATTCGATACAGAAGAAATGAACATTGACGTTGATGCGACCGAGAAGAAGATCAAAAAACTAGCCGCGGAAGGGAAGAGACCCACGTTAGCCATGTTCGGCGGCTCGGTCCTTCCGTTTCCACATCCCCTCAAGGAACTTGTGCCGATTTTTCAAGAACACGGCACCAAGAGTTGTTTCGACGCCGCACACGTCGCAGGCCTTGTCGCAGGTCACCAATTCCAAGACCCGATGCATGAAGGCGTAGACGCTATGACGTGCAGCACCCACAAGACTTTGCCTGGACCACAGGGTGGAATGATACTTTCCCATCCGGAAAACGCGGACACGATCAAGAAGGCAACTTTTCCAGGCAATGTAAGCAACCACCACCTTCACCATCTGGCTGGAAAAGCGATAATGTTTGCTGAGATGCTCGCGTATGGTAGGGAGTATGCTGCCCAGATTGTGAAGAACAGCAAAGCTCTAGCTCAAGCCCTCCACGAGTTCGGATTCAAAGTTCTCGGCGAGAAGAAGGGCTTCACTAAATCTCATCTGCTGGTGGCGGACATTACGAAGTACGGCGATGGAAAGACAATCGAGAAGAAACTGGAGGATGCGAACATTATTCTCAACCGAAACCTTCTCCCCTATGATATCAAGGAAGGAAGACACTTCGAAGCTCCGGGAGGAATACGAGCCGGGGTCTCAGAAGTTACCAGGCTCGGGATGAAAGAATCAGAAATGAAAGAGATAGCGCATATGATGCACCGGATCGTCGTCAAGAACGAAGACCCGAAAAAGGTCGGCAAGGACGTTAACGAATTCCGGAAGGAATTCACAAGAGTACATTACGCGTTCGAGTCGACAAGAGACGCGTATGAATACATCCAACTACGTTAG
- a CDS encoding preprotein translocase subunit Sec61beta produces MTKREKRRRDEAPMPAASAGLLRFFEEDTPGIKLSPQLVVISGVGLVALALIAYFLLPVS; encoded by the coding sequence GTGACCAAGCGCGAGAAGAGACGCCGAGACGAGGCACCGATGCCAGCAGCAAGCGCTGGACTATTGCGATTTTTCGAAGAAGACACACCAGGCATCAAGCTAAGTCCCCAACTCGTTGTCATCTCTGGGGTGGGTCTAGTCGCTCTCGCGCTCATCGCCTACTTCCTGCTGCCCGTCAGTTGA
- a CDS encoding MBL fold metallo-hydrolase, whose amino-acid sequence MTRSRGLRRFQKGRPTRGDKFAWLDGLVVATSNVTIVLDPIKLRKLSPKSRVLVSHAHSDHTRGFGHKGTKQSTIETREIHSALNSHKVSNFKPIDLNHKVTIDDIEVKALNAGHMLGSAQYLLHTPSTSILYTGDINCVDTLTTKAAQPHKCDVLVIEATYGSPFYHFPSRETIYAGVVEWAVEMIKQGCIPCLHVYAAGKAQEIVRLFNLYTHLPVIVNPVLDGVNTAYRKGGHALEWMTSTSTDGSEILEKNPCVYVTTPNDRRSIGRKTGRAYATGWALSLGGRTAAFPLSSHADFEQLMSFVKACEPEKVYIFTGFAEELGRSIKSELGLEASGLPAINQRTLFEDY is encoded by the coding sequence TTGACGCGATCCAGAGGCTTGAGACGATTTCAGAAGGGAAGGCCAACGCGCGGCGATAAGTTCGCCTGGCTCGACGGCCTAGTCGTCGCCACATCCAACGTCACAATCGTCCTAGACCCTATCAAGCTCCGCAAGCTCTCCCCCAAGTCGAGAGTCCTGGTCTCCCATGCGCACAGCGACCACACCCGCGGATTCGGACATAAGGGAACAAAACAATCCACCATCGAGACAAGAGAAATCCACAGCGCTCTAAACTCTCACAAGGTCTCGAATTTCAAACCGATTGATCTCAACCACAAGGTCACCATAGACGACATAGAAGTAAAAGCCCTGAACGCTGGGCACATGCTCGGATCAGCCCAGTATCTACTACACACACCCTCAACGTCGATACTTTACACTGGAGACATTAACTGCGTTGACACACTCACAACAAAAGCAGCACAGCCCCACAAATGCGATGTACTAGTCATCGAAGCAACCTACGGCTCGCCATTCTACCATTTTCCTTCTAGGGAGACCATCTACGCCGGCGTTGTAGAATGGGCAGTCGAGATGATAAAGCAGGGGTGCATCCCGTGCCTACACGTCTACGCGGCAGGTAAGGCCCAAGAAATCGTCCGTCTATTCAATCTCTACACGCACCTGCCTGTGATCGTTAATCCCGTTCTAGACGGAGTCAACACCGCTTACCGAAAAGGCGGTCACGCCTTGGAGTGGATGACCTCAACCTCCACCGACGGAAGCGAAATTCTTGAGAAGAATCCATGTGTCTACGTTACCACCCCAAACGATAGGAGGAGCATCGGCAGGAAAACTGGGCGCGCATATGCGACGGGATGGGCTCTCTCCCTCGGAGGGCGCACCGCAGCATTTCCCTTGAGCAGTCACGCCGACTTCGAGCAGCTAATGTCGTTTGTCAAAGCCTGCGAACCTGAGAAAGTCTACATTTTCACCGGTTTTGCCGAGGAGCTTGGTAGGTCGATCAAGTCGGAGCTTGGACTTGAGGCAAGTGGCCTGCCAGCGATTAACCAGAGAACATTGTTCGAAGATTACTAG
- the albA gene encoding DNA-binding protein Alba — translation MSNTLPETDIEDGFEEVEEVAPNIVRIGKKPTMNYVVACVTLFNTGVPEVMVRARGQSINKAVETVEMLRRAFFKNVQIHSVDIGTEEVQREDGSMASLSTIEITLGN, via the coding sequence ATGTCAAACACTTTGCCCGAGACGGACATCGAGGATGGATTCGAAGAAGTAGAAGAAGTAGCGCCAAACATTGTCAGGATTGGTAAGAAGCCTACGATGAACTATGTGGTTGCTTGCGTAACACTTTTCAACACTGGCGTTCCAGAAGTCATGGTCCGGGCTCGCGGCCAATCCATCAACAAAGCTGTCGAGACGGTTGAGATGCTGAGAAGAGCCTTCTTCAAGAATGTCCAAATTCATTCTGTGGACATAGGGACCGAAGAGGTTCAACGGGAAGATGGATCGATGGCGAGTCTCTCAACGATAGAGATTACTCTAGGCAATTAG
- a CDS encoding acetyl ornithine aminotransferase family protein: MPAAKYPKIVVTPPGPKARALLKEDEALISPSLVRFYPLAAESGQGCIVKDVDGNEFIDFNSGLVCLAVGHSHPKVVSAIKAQAEKLIHYSWTDFYYEKVVQLSKELVKITPGNFQKKVFLSNSGTEAIEAAMKLAKWHSRKHSFLSFIGAFHGRTLGALSLTASKPVQRRHFFPMVPGDTHVPFAYCYRCPFKMTYPECDMYCVDFIQEQVLDKYLPPEDVAAFFIEPVQGEGGYVVPPADYFQRLRKLLDKNGILMVDDEVQSGMGRTGRWFGIEHWGVEPDIITTSKALASGMPIGATVANTELMDWEGGSHANTFGGNPVSCAAALEVINAIRDEHLMENATKQGDYMIKRLKEMQEKYDIIGDVRGKGLMIGAEIVKDPKTKESGDNEAHEIMMKSFRRGLAMITAGHSTLRIAPPLIITRDLVDSGLEILEGAVKEVAKSTK, encoded by the coding sequence ATGCCGGCCGCGAAATATCCAAAGATTGTTGTTACTCCTCCAGGACCGAAAGCCAGAGCGTTGCTCAAAGAGGACGAAGCTCTGATCTCGCCGTCCCTTGTCAGATTCTACCCTCTCGCAGCTGAATCAGGCCAAGGGTGCATCGTAAAGGATGTTGATGGAAACGAGTTCATCGACTTCAACTCAGGTCTTGTTTGTCTAGCTGTGGGTCATTCTCACCCGAAAGTCGTGAGTGCAATAAAGGCCCAGGCCGAGAAACTGATTCATTATTCGTGGACGGACTTTTACTACGAAAAAGTCGTCCAACTATCAAAAGAGCTAGTGAAGATAACTCCGGGAAACTTCCAGAAGAAAGTCTTCCTAAGCAATAGCGGCACAGAGGCCATTGAAGCTGCGATGAAGTTGGCCAAATGGCATTCTCGTAAGCACAGCTTTCTCAGCTTCATCGGCGCTTTCCATGGGAGAACTCTGGGAGCGTTGAGCCTTACCGCCAGCAAGCCGGTTCAACGTCGTCACTTCTTTCCGATGGTTCCTGGTGACACGCATGTTCCGTTTGCCTATTGCTATAGATGTCCCTTCAAGATGACCTATCCTGAGTGCGACATGTACTGTGTCGATTTTATCCAGGAACAAGTTCTCGACAAGTATCTCCCGCCGGAAGATGTTGCCGCGTTCTTCATCGAACCAGTTCAGGGAGAGGGCGGATACGTAGTTCCTCCAGCTGACTACTTCCAGCGGCTGAGAAAATTGCTGGACAAGAATGGGATCCTGATGGTTGACGACGAGGTTCAGTCTGGGATGGGAAGGACTGGACGCTGGTTCGGGATCGAGCACTGGGGTGTAGAACCGGATATTATCACTACGTCAAAGGCGCTCGCGTCTGGGATGCCAATTGGTGCGACGGTTGCGAACACTGAGTTGATGGACTGGGAGGGAGGGTCTCATGCTAACACGTTCGGTGGGAATCCGGTGTCGTGTGCCGCGGCCCTCGAAGTCATCAATGCGATCAGAGATGAGCACTTGATGGAGAACGCGACCAAACAAGGCGACTACATGATCAAACGCTTGAAGGAGATGCAGGAGAAATACGATATTATCGGCGATGTTAGAGGGAAGGGGCTGATGATCGGCGCGGAGATTGTGAAGGATCCGAAGACCAAAGAGTCAGGTGATAACGAGGCGCACGAGATCATGATGAAATCGTTCCGACGAGGACTAGCAATGATCACTGCAGGACACTCGACGCTCCGCATCGCACCTCCGCTAATCATAACTCGGGACCTTGTGGATTCTGGACTAGAGATTCTGGAAGGCGCGGTAAAGGAAGTAGCCAAATCCACCAAGTAG
- a CDS encoding thioredoxin family protein, whose translation MMALRVGKDPFDYINEVKVEKSRQSMKRRLQEYRPKANSIDTLERVDEKHHLIVFSADWCSDCVAYIPGLAKSLIMAKNNMLQARVVDYDAYRDMAEEFNIRAIPTIIVYDKNWKEMGRFVETPKKFGTVEEELCAILGSKSPAKI comes from the coding sequence ATGATGGCGCTAAGAGTAGGAAAGGACCCTTTCGACTACATCAACGAGGTCAAAGTCGAGAAGTCGCGTCAGTCTATGAAGCGTCGACTACAGGAGTACCGTCCCAAAGCTAACTCGATAGACACGCTTGAAAGGGTTGACGAGAAACATCACTTGATTGTGTTCTCGGCAGACTGGTGCTCCGACTGCGTCGCCTACATCCCAGGTCTGGCGAAGTCATTGATAATGGCGAAGAACAATATGCTGCAAGCTCGCGTTGTGGACTATGACGCTTACCGGGACATGGCAGAGGAATTCAACATCCGGGCAATCCCTACCATTATTGTTTACGACAAGAACTGGAAGGAAATGGGAAGATTCGTTGAGACCCCGAAAAAATTCGGCACCGTCGAAGAGGAGCTCTGTGCAATTCTAGGTTCAAAGAGCCCAGCCAAGATCTAG